The Drechmeria coniospora strain ARSEF 6962 chromosome 02, whole genome shotgun sequence genome has a segment encoding these proteins:
- a CDS encoding tRNA processing endoribonuclease Trz1, translating to MEQWGSRRLALAASLLSHPSLFSNSLSSRGRSSCTAVARLHTRRRSTRNPKQAALPTSAARTSTPAPPSKPSYGHDASIMTTTVELATVPSADTPGTCLYMHHDKRSYVFGRVPEGTQRAFGSRKVHLGSTEHVFLSGPVGWDQMGGLIGYLLSVGGALDAARENTVQENEKRKGMGQKLLKQSVHAGIGVHAGDNLCHVMAACRPVIFRQPISVRPYEHRTDPRTDDAANVDPDWSDDAIRVWKIPVRRSRSSSPPKRRRSSVDGADPDTFKPRSSLSDPTVAAMVVERIMFSGSLSNRSVLSRRNIGRLEPADLAVTIQNGVLVPYKGPYADVPNPNDAAWLFPAPNDTSGDAAAGDGTLAINHFPIPRTSYGETSMSYIVKCHDRRGKFNAAEASRLGVKVQDFKLLTAGQNAQGKDGLTVTPDMVLGEPQPGRGIVVADIPSPDFIAPFMERPEWDSSELMAYVAVMYWILGPTIAEDARVQSFIAKHADIKHVFCAEDTCPNMVTHPGAAEMQVKLRRVDPKRFPLTKFVNTVQFPAPAADAPVELGRAGAKLQLMPRLVFNHEAVAPFPDLVKASNAVHPKVLELAQLAEAEASDANLRARIDESEKDIPNRDAEIIPLGTGSSVPSKHRNVSGTLILVPGIGNYLLDCGEGTLGQMRRAFDPDEAADVLRNLRCVVVSHVHADHHLGLVSLLKAWYEQTLKDSSKATIAISCIGRYRTMLEELAQVEDFGFHRLRFPSCPSTDDRDRDTTTRDDLGDENFGLACIKRIPVPHCWRSYATELELTSGLRIAYSGDCRPSTAFAQACLGAHLLVHECTFDDDKQDHAKAKKHSTMAEALGVAREMKARRTLLTHFSQRYSKAASLRRERVSGEEQGVLLAFDLMRVRLGDFQEAACYVPAVQALMENLAYN from the coding sequence ATGGAACAATGGGGCTCGCGGCGCCTCGCACTCGCCGCTTCGCTCCTTAGCCACCCTTCCCTCTTCTCCAACTCGCTCTCTAGCCGCGGCCGCAGCTCCTGTACGGCCGTCGCCCGTCTTCACACCCGACGTCGCTCGACCAGGAACCCAAAGCAGGCTGCGTTGCCGACTTCGGCGGCACGAACCTCGACTCCGGCTCCCCCCTCGAAGCCCTCCTACGGCCACGACGCCTCCATCATGACGACGACCGTCGAGCTGGCCACGGTGCCCTCGGCCGACACCCCCGGCACCTGCCTCTACATGCACCACGATAAACGCTCCTACGTCTTCGGCCGCGTTCCCGAGGGCACCCAGCGCGCCTTTGGCAGCCGCAAGGTCCATCTCGGCAGCACCGAGCATGTGTTCCTCAGCGGCCCCGTCGGCTGGGACCAGATGGGCGGCCTCATCGGCTACCTCctcagcgtcggcggcgccctcgacgccgcccgcgagAACACGGTGCAGGAGAACGAAAAGCGCAAGGGCATGGGCCAGAAGCTGCTGAAGCAATCCGTCCACGCCGGCATCGGTGTCCACGCCGGCGACAACCTCTGCCATGTCATGGCCGCCTGTCGACCCGTCATCTTTCGCCAGCCCATCAGCGTTCGACCGTATGAGCACAGGACGGACCCGAGGACCGACGATGCGGCGAATGTCGACCCGGACTGGTCGGACGATGCGATCCGAGTGTGGAAGATACCCGTCCGGAGATCGCGCTCGAGCAGTCCACCGAAGCGCCGCCGCagctccgtcgacggcgccgacccGGATACCTTCAAGCCGCGCTCGTCCCTCTCGGACCCGACCGTGGCCGCCATGGTCGTCGAGAGAATCATGTTCAGCGGCAGCCTCAGCAACAGATCGGTTCTCTCGCGTCGGAAcatcggccgcctcgagcctGCGGACCTAGCCGTCACCATCCAAAACGGTGTTCTCGTGCCGTACAAGGGCCCTTACGCGGATGTCCCGAACCCCAACGATGCCGCCTGGCTATTTCCAGCCCCAAACGACACCTCCggagacgccgccgccggagacgGCACCCTAGCCATCAACCACTTCCCCATACCACGGACCTCGTACGGCGAGACGTCCATGTCCTACATCGTCAAGTGCCACGACCGCCGAGGTAAATtcaacgccgccgaggccagTCGGCTGGGCGTCAAGGTCCAGGACTTTAAGCTCCTGACCGCAGGCCAGAATGCCCAAGGCAAGGATGGCCTTACCGTCACGCCCGACATGGTTCTCGGCGAGCCCCAACCCGGAAggggcatcgtcgtcgccgacattCCCTCGCCAGACTTCATCGCACCCTTCATGGAGCGACCCGAGTGGGACAGCTCGGAGCTCATGGCGTACGTTGCCGTCATGTATTGGATACTGGGTCCCACCATCGCCGAAGATGCCCGAGTGCAGTCCTTCATCGCCAAGCACGCCGACATCAAGCACGTCTTTTGCGCCGAGGACACCTGCCCCAACATGGTGACCCATCcaggcgccgccgagatGCAGGTGAAGCTACGGCGAGTGGACCCCAAGAGGTTTCCCCTGACCAAGTTCGTCAACACCGTCCAGTTTCCAGCCCCGGCCGCCGATGCACCCGTCGAGCTTGGACGGGCCGGCGCGAAGCTGCAGCTCATGCCGCGCCTCGTCTTTAATCACGAGGCCGTGGCCCCCTTCCCGGACCTCGTCAAGGCCTCCAACGCAGTTCACCCCAaggtcctcgagctcgcccaACTGGCGGAAGCAGAAGCGTCCGACGCCAACCTGCGAGCGAGGATCGACGAGAGCGAAAAGGACATTCCGAACAGGGATGCCGAAATCATCCCCCTCGGCACAGGCTCCTCCGTCCCCAGCAAGCACCGAAACGTCTCCGGAACGCTGATCCTCGTCCCCGGCATCGGCAACTACCTGCTCGACTGTGGCGAGGGCACTCTTGGCCAGATGAGAAGAGCCTTTGaccccgacgaggccgccgacgttcTTCGCAACCTCcggtgcgtcgtcgtcagccacGTGCACGCCGACCACCACCTCGGGCTCGTCTCCCTCCTCAAGGCCTGGTACGAGCAAACGCTCAAGGACAGTAGCAAGGCCACGATTGCCATCTCCTGCATCGGCCGCTACCGCACCatgctcgaggagctcgctCAGGTCGAGGACTTTGGCTTCCACCGCCTGCGCTTCCCGTCCTGCCCTTCAACCGACGACCGCGACCGcgacacgacgacgcgcGACGACCTGGGCGACGAAAACTTTGGCCTCGCCTGCATCAAGCGCATCCCCGTGCCGCACTGCTGGCGCTCTTACGCGACCGAGCTCGAGCTTACGTCGGGCCTGCGCATCGCCTACTCGGGCGactgccggccgtcgaccgccTTCGCCCAGGCCTGCCTCGGCGCCCACCTGCTCGTGCACGAGTGCACCTTTGACGACGATAAGCAGGACCacgccaaggccaagaagcactccaccatggccgaggccctcggcgtcgcccgcGAGATGAAGGCCCGCCGCACCCTGCTGACGCACTTTTCCCAGCGCTACAGCAAAGCTGCCAGCCTGCGTCGCGAGCGTGTCTCGGGCGAAGAGCAAGGAGTCCTGCTTGCCTTTGACCTTATGAGGGTCCGCCTTGGCGATTTTCAAGAGGCCGCATGCTACGTGCCCGCGGTGCAGGCGCTGATGGAGAACTTGGCCTACAATTAG
- a CDS encoding nitrilotriacetate monooxygenase component B, with protein sequence MPDGDVDGVAKREARPDFKKLEASRPPWDPSSHFRLHRAPQPAWKFGDGANELYTSADASQKHVVVDPYEPGRPATFNYKLLISAVTPRPIAFVSTRSLDGETTNLAPFSYFNLVNHDPPLFVVGFSCGLADAKDTLRNVRDTGEAVINIVSETFLEAANSTSIDAPYGASEWSVSGLTPLHDCQTVRCARVKEAVFSVEAKLDLLREYESRAAEGKKSGTVAIFEGTRMWVREDALNQDKNLVDPTRLQPVSRLGGITYGRTTEAVEIPRPKFDGDLGGEQGFGRLRKAQQSLHAAPASPAME encoded by the exons atgccagacggcgacgtcgacggcgtcgccaaACGCGAGGCGCGCCCCGACTTCAAGAAACTCGAGGCCTCGCGCCCCCCGTGGGACCCGTCGTCGCACTTCCGCCTCCACAGAGCCCCGCAGCCGGCGTGGAAgtttggcgacggcgccaacgagCTGTACACGTCCGCCGACGCCTCCCAGaagcacgtcgtcgtcgacccctACGAGCCCGGGCGGCCGGCCACCTTCAACTACAAGCTGCtcatctcggccgtcacgCCGCGTCCCATCGCCTTTGTCAGCACGcgcagcctcgacggcgagacgacCAACCTCGCGCCCTTCAGCTACTTCAACCTCGTCAACCACGACCCGcccctcttcgtcgtcggcttctcctgcggcctcgccgacgccaaggaCACGCTGCGCAACGTTCGCGAcacgggcgaggccgtcatCAACATCGTCAGCGAGACcttcctcgaggccgccaacTCGACCAGCATCGACGCCCCCTACGGCGCCTCCGAGTGGTCCGTCAGCGGCCTCACGCCCCTGCACGACTGCCAGACGGTCCGGTGCGCGCGCGTCAAGGAGGCCGTCTTCAgcgtcgaggccaagctCGACCTGCTGAGGGAGTACGAGAgccgggcggccgagggcaagaagtcgggcaccgtcgccatcttcGAAGGCACACGCATGTGGGTGCGGGAGGATGCGTTGAACCAAGACAAGAACCTCGTTGATCCTACC CGTCTCCAACCCGTCagtcgcctcggcggcatcaccTACGGCAGAACGACAGAGGCCGTCGAGATCCCGAGGCCCAAGTTCGACGgggacctcggcggcgagcagggctTCGGACGACTTAGAAAGGCACAGCAGTCGTTGCATGCCGCCCCTGCGTCTCCTGCGATGGAATAG